From Linepithema humile isolate Giens D197 chromosome 8, Lhum_UNIL_v1.0, whole genome shotgun sequence, one genomic window encodes:
- the Cog3 gene encoding conserved oligomeric Golgi complex subunit 3, with product MSKVKAISHNLIQWEQSDNSLAPLTDCQRNCLMDLERNINQILNLQNIVDNTEKNLEEQDSQENSVPIQRYQELLQHYLSLERKYMSMYDMKYNLYLNELKSRRLECQEVCSQIEEALDDFSALYKQYTEVSGKTTSLYEASEQLISDQKQLNGTIDSIVEYVRYFKEIDVITEKLEASTLSVNSEMFFNILDKIDTNIDFMQNNSSYNESGVYLVRYKHCQSKAITLIQNYIFNLFSKTTESILNLKDGEGSPENTDTALALFYGRFQTILSKTKPVIEQIESKSYKRQEYDSLLLECHQYYWSQRGLVLGTSIQKSLNSVREKYNGDHCSLVRHSCALLLHASIDEHKLFYEFFSKQSNGLTAYLESLCTSLYDALRPFIIHINHLETLAEICCILRIEMLDEYVQNNFEPLEGFGNICLQLLHDVQERLVFRAHLYLQSDVLNYNPSSGDLAYPEKLKMMEDIAESIREEIRQTRVKRISVSSADSSVVEPVSRNHIVIDSIYQKTHIGNSPADLHAMWYPTVRRTLVCLSRLYRCVDRSVFQSLSQEAISLCVQSIENARQEIEKRASTLDAELFQIKHLLILREQIAPFQVDFTIKEYSLDFSKVKTAAFGLLEKSSRLFTLSNNALLQFLLEGAPQMKEQLIDSRKHVDAKLKFTCQRLIQHATYLLIYPVIKLLEKEKLYDANSSQENALGNAHEIATIIADVLRTIKFKCPEIQQSMQLYLANKETEFILFKPVKNNICAAFTQLHQTLNKYYNAEDLLLIACPLPEQISVMLSSTTLVQGKLNRESTLKGSQSIIKQET from the coding sequence aTGTCAAAGGTAAAGGCAATTTCACATAATCTTATTCAGTGGGAGCAGAGTGACAATTCCTTAGCCCCATTGACAGATTGTCAAAGGAATTGTCTAATGGATTTGGAAAggaatattaatcaaatattaaatctgcaaaacatAGTCGACAACACTGAGAAGAATTTGGAAGAACAGGATTCTCAAGAAAATTCTGTTCCAATACAAAGATATCAGGAGTTACTGCAGCACTATTTGTctttagaaagaaaatatatgtcCATGTATGACATGAAATATAACTTGTATCTTAATGAGCTAAAATCAAGAAGATTAGAATGTCAGGAAGTTTGTTCTCAAATAGAGGAAGCATTAGACGATTTCTCTGCATTATATAAACAGTACACTGAAGTCTCTGGTAAGACTACTTCTTTGTATGAGGCCAGTGAACAGCTTATTTCCGAtcagaaacaattaaatggAACAATTGACAGCATTGTGGAATATGTTAGATATTTCAAGGAGATTGATGTAATCACAGAGAAACTTGAAGCATCTACTTTGTCAGTCAACAGTGAaatgtttttcaatatattggATAAAATCGATacaaatatagattttatgcAAAACAACTCGTCGTATAATGAAAGCGGAGTTTATCTGGTTAGGTACAAACATTGTCAGTCAAAGGCAATTACATTAATacagaattatattttcaacttgTTCTCTAAAACCACAGAGagcattttaaatttgaaagatgGAGAGGGCTCACCAGAGAATACAGATACAGCTCTCGCTTTGTTCTATGGTAGATTTCAGACTATTTTGTCCAAAACAAAGCCAGTTATTGAACAAATTGAAAGTAAATCTTATAAGAGACAAGAATATGACAGTTTGTTGCTTGAATGCCATCAATATTATTGGAGTCAACGAGGTCTAGTGCTAGGTACAAGCATACAAAAGTCTTTGAATTCTGTGAGAGAAAAATACAACGGTGATCATTGCAGTTTAGTGCGACATTCTTGTGCACTGCTTCTACACGCATCGATAGATGAGCATAAGCTGTTCTATGAATTCTTCTCGAAGCAATCAAATGGATTGACTGCATACCTGGAGAGCTTGTGTACTTCGCTATATGATGCATTGAGACCTTTCATAATACACATCAATCATCTGGAGACATTAGCAGAAATTTGCTGTATTCTGCGAATAGAGATGCTGGATGAATATgtacaaaacaattttgagCCATTAGAAGGTTTTGGAAACATATGTTTGCAGTTATTGCACGACGTTCAAGAGCGATTGGTATTTCGGGCGCATTTGTATCTGCAATCCGACGTATTAAACTACAATCCTTCGTCAGGGGATCTGGCATATCCGGAAAAACTGAAGATGATGGAGGACATAGCTGAGTCGATTAGAGAAGAGATTCGTCAAACTCGTGTAAAAAGGATTTCAGTATCATCTGCTGACAGCTCTGTTGTCGAACCGGTTTCTCGAAATCATATAGTCATCGATTCTATTTATCAGAAGACACACATAGGAAATTCTCCAGCAGATCTGCATGCTATGTGGTATCCTACTGTCCGTAGAACTTTGGTATGTTTATCAAGGCTATATCGTTGCGTAGACAGGTCTGTGTTTCAATCCCTAAGCCAGGAGGCTATTTCTCTTTGTGTCCAAAGCATTGAGAACGCTAGACAAGAGATTGAGAAGAGAGCCAGCACTCTGGATGCAgaattatttcagattaaacATTTGTTAATTCTTAGGGAACAAATAGCACCATTTCAAGTTGATTTCACCATCAAAGAATATAGTCTAGACTTTTCCAAGGTGAAGACTGCTGCGTTTGGCCTGTTAGAGAAAAGTTCCAGACTCTTTACCTTGTCTAACAACGCGTTATTGCAATTTCTTTTGGAAGGTGCACCTCAGATGAAAGAACAACTCATCGATTCCAGAAAACATGTGGAcgcaaaattgaaattcacGTGTCAGCGATTAATACAACATGCAacttatttattgatatatccCGTTATCAAGTTgttggaaaaagaaaaattgtatgatGCAAACTCGAGTCAGGAAAACGCACTAGGAAATGCACATGAAATAGCAACTATAATAGCCGATGTGTTAAGGACAATTAAGTTTAAATGTCCCGAGATCCAACAGTCAATGCAGTTGTATTTGGCTAATAAGGAAACTGagtttattctatttaaaccggtaaagaataatatttgcgCCGCGTTTACGCAGTTGCATCAAACGTTGAATAAGTATTATAATGCCGAAGATCTTTTATTGATCGCGTGTCCATTACCCGAACAAATTTCTGTAATGTTGAGCTCGACTACGTTAGTTCAGGGAAAATTGAATCGAGAATCAACTCTGAAAGGATCACAATCGATTATTAAACAAGAAActtaa
- the LOC137001446 gene encoding uncharacterized protein, whose amino-acid sequence MKLQEKIAFARQNPVYEAIPLVVLHKAEKKKCNERFMVPRDDLTYHVSSPSWMKCRLLLFWILWAALIMAMIISVLTFFCLIPRTCHNSNTHREHEHEHKNMNMNRQ is encoded by the exons ATGAAActtcaagaaaaaattgcttttgcTCGACAAAATCCTGTTTACGAGGCCATTCCTCTAGTTGTTCTTCATAAAGCGGAAAAGAAAAAGTGCAATG AGAGGTTTATGGTTCCGAGAGACGATCTGACATATCACGTTTCTAGTCCATCTTGGATGAAATGCcgcttattattattttggatATTGTGGGCTGCATTAATAATGGCAATGATAATCTCTGTTCTcacttttttttgtcttaTACCTCGAACGTGCCATAATTCAAATACACATAGAGAACATGAACATGAACATAAGAACATGAACATGAACAGACAG TAA
- the LOC105670523 gene encoding probable maltase, with protein MLMRTYCIILISAGFSMSGVDNKQPADKEWWKTTLVYQIWPRGFQDSDDDGEGDLKGIISRLDYIKSLGIETIWINPIYSSPFIDSGYDVDNYTDINFIFGNFDDFDNLVKEAHNKELKIILDIIPNHSSDRHEWFQLSIRNIEPYIDYYIWANGSIDSDNEKIPPNNWMSTYIDVPGSAWTWHAGKEQWYYHKFHSSQPDLNLRNEKVIKELMNIFHFWLDKNVDGFQINAVPYFFEDEALRNELEKGTYTSGLPESTALLYTFRQYVDDWVSTRNNTTSKLLIAESYDSDANLMAYYGNSTHKGIPPFNFKFITQIHNNSNASYIKQILEEWIERLPENTSTNWVLSNHDNSRAASRIGLNRVDGLHMLSLLLPGQAYTYYGDEIAMLDAKILWNKTIDPIGCARGIEEYEFFSRDPARTPMQWNSQTSAGFSTNNITYLPVHPAYVHRNVEVQENNEKSNLKTYRKLASLRKNPIFTDGDYKFASLNNDRVLVLKRFLENNPVYIILVNLGLQQEIVNLTSLYPNLEDILKIYAASSNAIDIMDTVPRDNIILSLNAAVVVTATEENKSTDDPTANTTTSSTENTSTENTSTDKEELEPTKEPNAASSFTSIFLLVTSAIITVIVSYKFQK; from the exons atgttaaTGCGTACGTATTGTATCATTTTGATAAGTGCGGGGTTTTCGATGAGTGGGGTAGATAATAAACAGCCTGCAGATAAAGAATGGTGGAAAACTACACTGGTTTATCAAATCTGGCCTAGAGGGTTTCAAGACAGTGATGATGATGGCGAGGGTGATTTGAAGG gcATTATTAGTCGACTCGACTACATCAAGAGTCTCGGAATCGAGACTATTTGGATAAATCCTATTTATTCTTCCCCATTCATCGATTCGGGATATGACGTCGACAATTATACggacataaattttatcttcggGAACTTTGACGATTTCGATAATTTAGTAAAAGAAGCACATAATAAAG aattaaaaatcattCTGGACATCATTCCAAATCATTCCAGCGATCGGCATGAATGGTTTCAGTTGTCGATACGAAATATTGAGCCTTACATTGACTATTATATCTGGGCCAATGGCAGTATCGACAGTGATAATGAGAAAATTCCACCGAACAACTGG ATGAGCACATATATTGACGTACCAGGATCTGCATGGACATGGCACGCAGGCAAAGAACAATGGTACTATCATAAATTTCACAGCTCTCAGCCGGATCTTAATTTGAGAAACGAGAAAGTTATCAAAGAATTAATG aatatatttcatttttggcTGGACAAAAATGTTGATGGTTTTCAAATTAACGCGGTGCCATATTTTTTCGAAGACGAAGCACTGAGAAATGAATTAGAAAAAGGTACTTATACCTCTGGTCTTCCCGAAAGCACTGCTCTCCTTTACACATTTCGTCAGTATGTCGATGACTGGGTATCGACAAGAAATAACACTACATCAAA attattaatCGCGGAATCATACGACTCTGATGCTAATTTAATGGCCTATTATGGTAATAGTACTCACAAAGGAATCCCAcccttcaattttaaattcattacaCAAATTCATAACAACAGTAACGCTAGCTATATCAAGCAAATCTTGGAGGAATGGATCGAACGTCTGCCAGAAAATACCAGCACCAATTGGGTg CTTTCAAATCATGATAATTCGAGAGCAGCTTCGAGAATCGGACTCAACCGAGTCGATGGTCTTCACATGCTTAGCCTTCTCTTGCCTGGACAAGCGTACACATATTATGGTGACGAAATAGCTATGTTAGATGCAAAGATATTGTGGAATAAAACCATCGATCCTATAGGATGTGCCAGAGGCATCGAAGAATACGAATTTTTTTCGAGAGATCCAGCGAGAACTCCTATGCAATGGAATTCCCAAACTTCAGCTGGTTTTTCTACAAATAACATTACATATCTGCCTGTTCATCCTGCTTATGTTCACAGAAATGTGGAAGtacaagaaaataatgaaaaaagcaACTTGAAAACATACAGAAAGCTGGCTAGCTTGAGGAAGAATCCAATTTTTACAGATGgagattataaatttgcaagtttaaataatgatCGTGTATTGGTACTAAAAAG gtttttggaaaataatccaGTATACATTATCCTAGTTAATCTGGGTCTACAACAAGAAATAGTTAATTTGACTTCGTTATATCCGAATTTGGaagatatattgaaaatttatgcaGCTTCTAGCAATGCAATTGATATTAT GGATACTGTTCCAcgagataatattatattatcgttAAATGCTGCAGTTGTAGTAACAG caaCGGAAGAAAACAAAAGTACTGACGATCCTACCGCTAATACTACAACTTCTTCCACGGAAAATACAAGCACGGAAAATACAAGCACGGATAAAGAAGAGTTAGAACCGACAAAGGAGCCTAATGCAGCATCAAGTTTTACATCTATCTTTCTATTAGTCACAAGTGCCATTATAACTGTAATAGTATCATAcaaatttcagaaataa